The Avibacterium sp. 20-132 genome segment ACCGAGTTTTGTTGTTGCGCCGTTGTTAATATTAATTTTTTCGATTACGCTGAAATGGCTTCCCTCTGGCGGTTGGGAAGGGGGACAGCTAAGTAATATTATCTTACCAATGATCGCGCTTTCTTTATCCTATATTGCCAGCATTGCTCGAATTATGCGTAGTTCAATGATTGAAGTATTGCATTCAAATTTTATCCGTACGGCAAAAGCGAAAGGATTACCGATGTCGCGTATTATCTTAAAACACGCATTACGTCCCGCGTTATTACCTGTGATCTCTTATATGGGGCCGGCATTCGTTGGGATTATTACCGGATCAATGGTGATTGAAAGCATTTTTGTTTTGCCCGGAATTGGTCAGCTTTTTGTTAATGGCGCGTTAAACCGAGATTATTCTTTAGTACTCAGTTTAACCATTTTAGTGGGAACATTAACCATCGTTTTTAATGCCATCGTCGATATTTTATATGCGGTGATTGATCCGAAAATTCGTTATTAATGGAGTGCCAAAAAAATGATAAAAACAAAAGAAAATCAAGCACTGATGGAAAAATTGGGCGAGCAATTAGAACGGGTTGAAGGACGCAGTTTATGGCAAGATGCAAGACGCCGTTTT includes the following:
- the oppB gene encoding oligopeptide ABC transporter permease OppB — protein: MLKLIFRRILEAIPTLFILITVSFFMMRLAPGSPFSSEKNYPPEVIANIEAKYHLNEPLMVQYGIYLKDLAHGDFGPSFKYKDYTVNQLVAQSFPVSLKLGFSAFLIALICGISAGVIAALKQNKWLDYLIMTFAMTGVVVPSFVVAPLLILIFSITLKWLPSGGWEGGQLSNIILPMIALSLSYIASIARIMRSSMIEVLHSNFIRTAKAKGLPMSRIILKHALRPALLPVISYMGPAFVGIITGSMVIESIFVLPGIGQLFVNGALNRDYSLVLSLTILVGTLTIVFNAIVDILYAVIDPKIRY